One window of the Candidatus Wolbachia massiliensis genome contains the following:
- a CDS encoding type II secretion system protein GspD — protein sequence MAIFKCLMLLFIISCTYLPPKRHHRDLTKIDDKDYHDISEHDYPLQQCKPLLESNEPAVPEIVPLPIEFPDLTTSSELISINVSEEVPVKDLLIEIGKLSDINLDIDPKISGNIILKLKDKTINEVIQSIANSAKLRCSTSNGVIRIEQDLPYAQNYYVDFINIQHSAQSSFVINNNITQNDGSNVDKDYNSVMKSQYSSNLWSSLEKGLNAIMDVNGVDDGEFLSSNRETGVIILNARKNIHKAVEEYINKVKRLASSQVMIEAKIVEVVLDDKYLSGINLNDLRNGVKPVINHDHSMIDLAMNFGVSDLGNLVKSLDKFGTSTVISSPRVHAINNQQAMISFTKNHVYFTSDIQKGTKNSSQTLVTKMNSIPIGVVLIIHPSINIDTNEIFMDIHPTLSRINSYIKDPNIEYVAQQSKTKLNSNIPIIEIREMNSMLKIKSGEVMVIGGLEHREDKQSFKTTSHQKSKRLADNMRTVETVIFLKATIVPTFGLLDKKDQNLYIY from the coding sequence ATGGCTATCTTTAAATGCTTAATGCTTCTTTTTATCATTTCTTGCACATACCTACCTCCTAAGCGCCATCACAGAGATCTCACCAAAATAGATGATAAAGATTACCATGATATAAGTGAGCACGATTACCCATTACAGCAATGTAAGCCTCTTTTGGAAAGCAACGAACCAGCAGTACCAGAAATTGTGCCTTTGCCTATAGAATTCCCTGATCTTACAACCAGCAGCGAGCTTATATCTATTAATGTTAGTGAAGAAGTGCCAGTAAAGGATTTGCTGATTGAAATAGGAAAACTCTCTGACATTAACTTGGATATAGATCCAAAAATATCAGGCAATATTATCTTAAAGCTAAAAGATAAAACTATAAATGAGGTAATTCAAAGTATAGCTAATAGCGCCAAACTGCGTTGTTCAACGAGTAATGGTGTGATTAGAATTGAGCAAGATTTACCATACGCACAAAATTATTACGTAGACTTTATTAATATTCAACATTCTGCTCAAAGTAGTTTCGTCATTAACAACAATATTACTCAAAATGATGGAAGTAACGTTGATAAAGATTACAATAGTGTTATGAAGTCTCAATATAGCAGTAATTTGTGGAGTTCATTAGAAAAAGGTTTGAATGCAATAATGGATGTTAATGGAGTGGATGATGGAGAATTTCTTTCATCCAACAGAGAAACAGGTGTTATTATTTTGAATGCTAGAAAAAACATCCACAAAGCTGTTGAAGAATACATTAACAAGGTTAAGCGGTTAGCATCTTCTCAGGTAATGATAGAAGCAAAAATAGTTGAAGTTGTGTTAGATGACAAATACCTTTCTGGTATTAATTTAAACGATTTACGCAATGGAGTTAAACCTGTAATAAATCATGATCATTCCATGATTGATTTAGCAATGAACTTTGGTGTAAGTGATCTAGGGAATTTAGTAAAAAGTCTAGATAAATTTGGTACTTCAACTGTGATTTCAAGTCCTAGAGTACATGCTATAAATAATCAGCAAGCAATGATTTCATTCACTAAAAACCATGTTTATTTTACTTCCGATATACAAAAAGGTACAAAAAATTCCAGTCAGACCTTAGTTACCAAGATGAATAGCATTCCCATAGGTGTTGTGTTAATAATCCACCCAAGCATTAATATTGATACTAATGAAATATTCATGGACATACACCCAACTTTATCAAGAATTAATAGCTACATTAAAGATCCAAATATAGAATACGTTGCGCAGCAGAGTAAAACGAAATTAAATAGCAACATTCCAATTATTGAAATTAGGGAAATGAACTCTATGTTAAAAATTAAGAGCGGTGAAGTTATGGTAATTGGTGGACTAGAGCATAGAGAAGATAAGCAAAGCTTTAAAACTACATCACATCAGAAGTCGAAAAGGCTAGCAGATAATATGAGAACAGTAGAAACTGTCATTTTTTTGAAAGCAACAATTGTACCAACGTTTGGTTTGTTGGACAAAAAAGATCAGAATTTATATATATATTAA